The nucleotide sequence GATGGCGGGACGAGGGAGCGCAGGGATGCGGCCGTCTGGGTGCTGGAGTCCTCACTGGGGCTGGCCAGCGaggcggagcgggagctggagctgctgcagcagacgGTGGGGCACCAGAAGGAGGTGATCGCCCTGATGGAGGGGCACCTGCGGGAGGCCAcgcgggagctggaggagctgcggctgGAGGTGTGCGCCCGCCGGCCCCACGGGCGGGCGGACAAGGAGGTGACAGCCAAGCCGCAGGTGGCCGAGGTGCTGGTGGAGGCGGCGGTGGTGACGCAGAGCCGGGCAGCCGGCGACCCCCCGGAGACGGCAGAAGCGGGCGTGGAGTGCTGCCCGCCGACCGCCTGCGTCGGGGTGGGCTGCCGCCCCGACGGGCGGGACGTGGCAGTCGGCCCCGATTCGGCCGCCAGGTGCAACGACAAGGGCAGCCAGACCGAGGTGGGCAGCGCTGGCCCGGCAGGCGAGGAGACAGAGCCCGGCGCGGGCGATGCCCCAAGCAGCCCCTCGGCACAGGGTGCGGGAGCAATGGGGGGGTCGTgccagggcagcccagcccccAGGGCAGCCACGCCAGAGACGACGCACCGCGGCCAGGACCCGTCCCTGGTGCGGGATGGTGGAGCTGCCCCGAGCCCTGCGGCCGGTGAGTCGGCTCCGGGGATGACACCGGGGTCTGGGTTGGGACATTCCTGCAGGAAGGGAGAGGGTGGCCCTGTTGGGGACAGCACCTGCAAGGCTAACGCTACCTGTGTCACAGCAGCTGCCTGCACGCTGCCCATGTCCCTCCTGTGCCCACCCTGGGGTCTGGTGGGTTTGGGGTACCTGGGCAGCCGTGCAGGGACGTTCCCTCTTTCTGGCCCTTGACACCCGTCTCTCTGCCCCCAGGAGCCCTGAAGTCCATCATGAAGAAGCGGGACGGTCCCCCCCGGAGTGAGGCCGAGGGCAGCAAGAAGAGCCTGCAGTTTGTGGGCGTGCTGAACGGGGAGTACGTGCTGAGGGGCTtctgccacccccccccgggccagccctggcccccagcatccccggcctgggctgggggcagtggcagtggggggtctggaggggtcCAGCTGGGTGCCGTGTTACCACTGGGCAACACGTACCTTGTACCCTCCGTGCAGGTACGAGAGCACGtccagcgaggaggaggaggaggaggaaggagacagcTCCTCCGAGAAGGCTTCGGCCGACAGCTCCGATAGCGAGGAGCAGGGGGACACCGACACCTCGGACGAAGAGGTCGGGGAAGGCGAGAGCGAGCCAGGACGGGAACGTGAGGGGGACGGTGTGACCCTGCCAGAACCCCCTGAGGTGAAAGAGAAGTAAGTGCCGCTGGGGAAGGCTCTGTTGCCCGGCACAGCTGGGAGCCACGGGCTAGCACCAGCCCCGCTGACTCGGGGCGTCTGCCCTGGTTTCGGTGCAGCCAATGGGAAAAACATATTCAGCTCCTGCAGAAATCATTTGGCAGGAAAAAGTCCTTCCAGCTTCTTGGGTCTGCTAAGGAAAGGATGAGGCTGAGGCCCCAGATGCCTCTTTGCTGGagaatttggaggggaaaaaaaaaaagaaacccaacagcCCTTAATGGCATTtttcaacaaaaggaaaaaaaattggcctAAAAATGGGTAAATGGTGCCTGAGCACGTCCCTATAAGGCTCGGTTCAGCAGGGGTTTGCAGAGGCTGAAGCTGCTGGGGTGCAGCCACCGGGCTGGATGTTGCAccgcggggagctgctggaggctcGCAGGCATCGGGGAGAGGAGCGGAATCCCCACGGGGGAGCTCGGGGTGCCCCCCCGCCGGCGCGGCGTTGGGGGGacgccgcagccccgcgccgcaGACGCCCTCGTGCTCTCCCCAGGTTCGAGCTGAGCCCCAGGATGCGGGAGGCCTGCCTCATCGTCAAGACCCACCTGGGCCACCCCGGGGCCACCAAGAGCAAAGAGGTGGTGAGTGGGGTGCTGCGGGTGGGACCGCACGCCCGGCCCCTGCCAGGGtcctccccccggggctggccctCCCCAGAGATGGGCCAGCAAAGCCCGGCTCAGTGCCTTCCCCCAAAAGACAGCCCTTTGCTCCAGGATTTGTCCCAGATACCTCGAAACCCGTGTGGACTCGGCTCGGGCCATCCCAGCATGGTTTTGGGGTTTCAGGGTCGTCCCTTCACCCAGTCCCCTGTGGAGCGGGGAGGGGTGCGGGGCTGTGCAGAGGGTCGGGGGTGGGGGATggagccgcagcccccagctcagcACCGCTCGCCGCCCGCAGCtcgccagcagcagcctggtccTGCAGGAGTGGTTCCGTCTGTCCAGCCAGAAGTCGTCCGTCCCCGACACGGTCGCCAACCACCTCCTGGCCTTCGCCGAGGTCTCGCCGGCTCTCCTGGCCCACGTGGTGAACCTGGCAGACGGGAACGGCAACACGGCCCTGCACTACAGTGTCTCCCACTCCAACTTCCACATCGTGCGGCTGCTGCTGGACACGGGTCAGTGTTCCCCAGCCCCGGGAACGTCCCCCTGCCACCGTCCCACTGTGCTCCAGGTCACATCCTGGCCATGACAAACGTGTGGGGAAGGCACTggcagcagaggggcagggagagctgccctgggctggggggggggtggtttgaGCAGCCACCCCAGCCCTTTGGGAGCCCAGATTCGATgttgggggggacgggacccatCGCAGGTCTGTGCCTACGGGGCTGTGGGACAGCTCGCAGCACCCTGGGCAGGGTGGGCACCAGGCACGTGGCTGGGTCTgtgccccccaccagccccacagcactctgagcccccccccgcccccgctctgCCCATCCCCGCAGGGGTCTGTAATGTGGACCACCAGAACAAAGCCGGCTACACAGCTCTCATGCTGGCAGCGCTGGCGGCTGTTGAGCAGGAAGACGACATGAACGTGGTCAGGAGGCTCTTCAGCATGGGCAATGTCAATGCCAAGGCCAGCCAGGTTGGTGTGGACGGGGGGGCACCACGTCCTgaccctctccccccccccccccgccaaggagCTGCCAGGGCTACGCTTGGCTCCTTCAAGGGCAGGCCTGTGTCTCCAAAACATGGAAGGGCTGGTACATGGGGAGGGCATCACATTaggagctgcttctgcctggtATCAGGGCTCTCAAGGTCTCACCCACCCCTCATCTCCAGCCAGGGAGGTGCTCAGAGACCCTGTGGGCACTGGGGATGGCAGTGGTCCCTCCCTGGGGCAGCGGGAAGAGCAGGTAGCACAGCCGGAGCGGGAGCAGCCTGGCAGTGTCCCTTGCCTCGCAGGCTGGCCAGACGGCGCTGATGCTGGCCGTCAGCCACGGCCGGCAGGAGATGGTGGAAGCCCTGCTCGCCTGCGGAGCCGACGTGAACCTGCAGGACGAGGAGGGCTCGACTGCGCTGATGTGCGCCTGCGAGCACGGCCGCGTGGAAACGgtgaagctgctgctggctcagcccAGCTGCAACGTCTCCATCGTGGACAGCGTAAGCCTCGGCCGCTGGGGCCCGGGCACACTTGCCCACCCCGTGTCGTGTCCCCAGACCCCTTCCCAactgctctcccttcctttttaggACGGTAACAACGCTGTCGCCATCGCACTGGAGGCCGGCCACAGCAACATCGCCGTGCTCCTCTATGCCCACCTCAACGGCACGAAGGCGCAGCTGCCCGTGAGTACtgcgcccccccccagctctgccacctgcCCGGTCCCACACAAGgaccatggtggtggcaccatGGCACTGGCTCAGCTGCACGGTGGGCGGGTGGCCCCATAGGAGGGGCCAGGGCTGTGACACAGATGATGCTCCCCGGGAAGGGGGACCTTCTGCAGGGGCGAGAGCAGAGCGTCCCAGGTGCCACATGCTTGGTGCATCCTCAGCAGCAGGGACCCAGCCTGCTTGGCCCCGACCAGGAGTCACTGGAGGGGTGTCTCTGGTGACATTTTGTGACTGTGCTCTCTCTGCAGCAGGGAACGTCACCGACGGCCACCAAGGGCCCTGGGAGCCCAAAGAAACCAAATTAAAGTGACTTTTGGATCCAGCTAGGGGCCAGCTGTGTGACACCATCACCACTAGGCTGGGATTTATGTCCCCTCTCCTGCCACTCCTTTGTGTGCTGAATCACTCTGTGGCTGCAGATGCTTTAACCCTCCTGGCACTAGAGCAGGCGGCGTCCCCGGGCCTCACTCGCCGTCTCTGCTGCTGGAAGCACAGCCACCTTGCTCCCCCACAAGTGACAGAAGAGCCAAGCATCGAGTGACCTTGGGGTGGGAAACGCAGCGTGTGGAAGCAGGCCccatcccctctgctcccccccacaACCTGGGAGCCCTCCGCAAGTCACCGACTCACtggaacagcagaaaacaaacgcAGCCCCTGGtttctgctctgagcagggctgCGGGAGAgcgggcagcagctcctggaccCCACTGTGCGGTGCCGGCAGGGAAACGGTGCTCAGCGATGGGAGAGGGGACACAAACCAGCTGGTTAACGCTGCCTCAGGCTGGGAGCACTTCCAGACTGAAGTACTTGCCCTTCTTTTGTGGCATTTCCTTTCCTGGCTGAAATCCGAATCGTTTCTAGCACatgcacacaaagcaaaaaaaaaaaaattatattgcttATTCAAAGGATGGAGTTCAACGCAAAATCACTTGGTAATTTGATTTGCTAAATGGGAACAAAACTTCTGGGCGCTTGGGGCAGCAGCCGAGCTGACAGAAGGGGGTCAAGACCCATGAACACGTTTAAGGACTAAGACTGCCCCGCCGATACCccacaggaggagcagggacctTTTCCCAAGGGAAAGATAGCACTCACTCCCTAAACTTTTCCCATTTTAAACAGCCTCGCAGCCACTGACTGTGAAGGGAAGGAGAGCCCACACCCACATCCCTCTCCGCCCGCTTTCCTTCCCAAAAGCGGGGAGAGCGGCTGAGGATGGCTCCAAGGAAAAAGACCGGCAAGAAGAGCTGGGAGcgcgctgggggctgcagagatGGACGTGTATGTCGAAGGACGTGTGCGCATCTGTGCGAGTGCGTGTGCAGCAGGCAGGGTGG is from Chroicocephalus ridibundus chromosome 22, bChrRid1.1, whole genome shotgun sequence and encodes:
- the KANK3 gene encoding KN motif and ankyrin repeat domain-containing protein 3 isoform X3; the protein is MAQPAPLNQNLPDLGGPFLYRDQDDGEKSSYSVETPYGFLLDLDFLKYVDDIESGQTLKKVPLPRRAKGARQPPSALRSPSSHTSAWTSTESLASTASEEGRTALLLSPHGRAPLEPPNKPTSHPVSPPPPVRLLPPPTRKCLVRNPRVEKTLLETSRRLEQEQGHLQGIGGPSHGGPPGAPSQPPPWVPVGAEGQAGWGRASPGSSGRSTPAAGLSAAPLQHVREQMAAALRQLRDLEEQVKTIPLLETQICELKREKAKLMEKLSAEPGEAFGHPSGSEAAAGGEEPPRVGPESEAEPAKGRASKIAELRKLTEKLAVAERGSRALPGRSPRAAERPCRSVAVGEDRAMTDAVFYYRSQQEGGDVPDGGTRERRDAAVWVLESSLGLASEAERELELLQQTVGHQKEVIALMEGHLREATRELEELRLEVCARRPHGRADKEVTAKPQVAEVLVEAAVVTQSRAAGDPPETAEAGVECCPPTACVGVGCRPDGRDVAVGPDSAARCNDKGSQTEVGSAGPAGEETEPGAGDAPSSPSAQGAGAMGGSCQGSPAPRAATPETTHRGQDPSLVRDGGAAPSPAAGALKSIMKKRDGPPRSEAEGSKKSLQFVGVLNGEYESTSSEEEEEEEGDSSSEKASADSSDSEEQGDTDTSDEEVGEGESEPGREREGDGVTLPEPPEVKEKFELSPRMREACLIVKTHLGHPGATKSKEVLASSSLVLQEWFRLSSQKSSVPDTVANHLLAFAEVSPALLAHVVNLADGNGNTALHYSVSHSNFHIVRLLLDTGVCNVDHQNKAGYTALMLAALAAVEQEDDMNVVRRLFSMGNVNAKASQAGQTALMLAVSHGRQEMVEALLACGADVNLQDEEGSTALMCACEHGRVETVKLLLAQPSCNVSIVDSDGNNAVAIALEAGHSNIAVLLYAHLNGTKAQLPQGTSPTATKGPGSPKKPN
- the KANK3 gene encoding KN motif and ankyrin repeat domain-containing protein 3 isoform X5, producing MGHPTAEVTREGDPSFSRVTSPEVDGPPVSSIPGEKMAQPAPLNQNLPDLGGPFLYRDQDDGEKSSYSVETPYGFLLDLDFLKYVDDIESGQTLKKVPLPRRAKGARQPPSALRSPSSHTSAWTSTESLASTASEEGRTALLLSPHGRAPLEPPNKPTSHPVSPPPPVRLLPPPTRKCLVRNPRVEKTLLETSRRLEQEQGHLQGIGGPSHGGPPGAPSQPPPWVPVGAEGQAGWGRASPGSSGRSTPAAGLSAAPLQHVREQMAAALRQLRDLEEQVKTIPLLETQICELKREKAKLMEKLSAEPGEAFGHPSGSEAAAGGEEPPRVGPESEAEPAKGRASKIAELRKLTEKLAVAERGSRALPGRSPRAAERPCRSVAVGEDRAMTDAVFYYRSQQEGGDVPDGGTRERRDAAVWVLESSLGLASEAERELELLQQTVGHQKEVIALMEGHLREATRELEELRLEVCARRPHGRADKEVTAKPQVAEVLVEAAVVTQSRAAGDPPETAEAGVECCPPTACVGVGCRPDGRDVAVGPDSAARCNDKGSQTEVGSAGPAGEETEPGAGDAPSSPSAQGAGAMGGSCQGSPAPRAATPETTHRGQDPSLVRDGGAAPSPAAGALKSIMKKRDGPPRSEAEGSKKSLQFVGVLNGEYESTSSEEEEEEEGDSSSEKASADSSDSEEQGDTDTSDEEVGEGESEPGREREGDGVTLPEPPEVKEKFELSPRMREACLIVKTHLGHPGATKSKEVLASSSLVLQEWFRLSSQKSSVPDTVANHLLAFAEVSPALLAHVVNLADGNGNTALHYSVSHSNFHIVRLLLDTGVCNVDHQNKAGYTALMLAALAAVEQEDDMNVVRRLFSMGNVNAKASQPGRCSETLWALGMAVVPPWGSGKSR
- the KANK3 gene encoding KN motif and ankyrin repeat domain-containing protein 3 isoform X4, with amino-acid sequence MGHPTAEVTREGDPSFSRVTSPEVDGPPVSSIPGEKMAQPAPLNQNLPDLGGPFLYRDQDDGEKSSYSVETPYGFLLDLDFLKYVDDIESGQTLKKVPLPRRAKGARQPPSALRSPSSHTSAWTSTESLASTASEEGRTALLLSPHGRAPLEPPNKPTSHPVSPPPPVRLLPPPTRKCLVRNPRVEKTLLETSRRLEQEQGHLQGIGGPSHGGPPGAPSQPPPWVPVGAEGQAGWGRASPGSSGRSTPAAGLSAAPLQHVREQMAAALRQLRDLEEQVKTIPLLETQICELKREKAKLMEKLSAEPGEAFGHPSGSEAAAGGEEPPRVGPESEAEPAKGRASKIAELRKLTEKLAVAERGSRALPGRSPRAAERPCRSVAVGEDRAMTDAVFYYRSQQEGGDVPDGGTRERRDAAVWVLESSLGLASEAERELELLQQTVGHQKEVIALMEGHLREATRELEELRLEVCARRPHGRADKEVTAKPQVAEVLVEAAVVTQSRAAGDPPETAEAGVECCPPTACVGVGCRPDGRDVAVGPDSAARCNDKGSQTEVGSAGPAGEETEPGAGDAPSSPSAQGAGAMGGSCQGSPAPRAATPETTHRGQDPSLVRDGGAAPSPAAGALKSIMKKRDGPPRSEAEGSKKSLQFVGVLNGEYESTSSEEEEEEEGDSSSEKASADSSDSEEQGDTDTSDEEVGEGESEPGREREGDGVTLPEPPEVKEKFELSPRMREACLIVKTHLGHPGATKSKEVLASSSLVLQEWFRLSSQKSSVPDTVANHLLAFAEVSPALLAHVVNLADGNGNTALHYSVSHSNFHIVRLLLDTGVCNVDHQNKAGYTALMLAALAAVEQEDDMNVVRRLFSMGNVNAKASQDGNNAVAIALEAGHSNIAVLLYAHLNGTKAQLPQGTSPTATKGPGSPKKPN
- the KANK3 gene encoding KN motif and ankyrin repeat domain-containing protein 3 isoform X1, with product MGHPTAEVTREGDPSFSRVTSPEVDGPPVSSIPGEKMAQPAPLNQNLPDLGGPFLYRDQDDGEKSSYSVETPYGFLLDLDFLKYVDDIESGQTLKKVPLPRRAKGARQPPSALRSPSSHTSAWTSTESLASTASEEGRTALLLSPHGRAPLEPPNKPTSHPVSPPPPVRLLPPPTRKCLVRNPRVEKTLLETSRRLEQEQGHLQGIGGPSHGGPPGAPSQPPPWVPVGAEGQAGWGRASPGSSGRSTPAAGLSAAPLQHVREQMAAALRQLRDLEEQVKTIPLLETQICELKREKAKLMEKLSAEPGEAFGHPSGSEAAAGGEEPPRVGPESEAEPAKGRASKIAELRKLTEKLAVAERGSRALPGRSPRAAERPCRSVAVGEDRAMTDAVFYYRSQQEGGDVPDGGTRERRDAAVWVLESSLGLASEAERELELLQQTVGHQKEVIALMEGHLREATRELEELRLEVCARRPHGRADKEVTAKPQVAEVLVEAAVVTQSRAAGDPPETAEAGVECCPPTACVGVGCRPDGRDVAVGPDSAARCNDKGSQTEVGSAGPAGEETEPGAGDAPSSPSAQGAGAMGGSCQGSPAPRAATPETTHRGQDPSLVRDGGAAPSPAAGALKSIMKKRDGPPRSEAEGSKKSLQFVGVLNGEYESTSSEEEEEEEGDSSSEKASADSSDSEEQGDTDTSDEEVGEGESEPGREREGDGVTLPEPPEVKEKFELSPRMREACLIVKTHLGHPGATKSKEVLASSSLVLQEWFRLSSQKSSVPDTVANHLLAFAEVSPALLAHVVNLADGNGNTALHYSVSHSNFHIVRLLLDTGVCNVDHQNKAGYTALMLAALAAVEQEDDMNVVRRLFSMGNVNAKASQAGQTALMLAVSHGRQEMVEALLACGADVNLQDEEGSTALMCACEHGRVETVKLLLAQPSCNVSIVDSDGNNAVAIALEAGHSNIAVLLYAHLNGTKAQLPQGTSPTATKGPGSPKKPN
- the KANK3 gene encoding KN motif and ankyrin repeat domain-containing protein 3 isoform X2, which encodes MGHPTAEVTREGDPSFSRVTSPEVDGPPVSSIPGEKMAQPAPLNQNLPDLGGPFLYRDQDDGEKSSYSVETPYGFLLDLDFLKYVDDIESGQTLKKVPLPRRAKGARQPPSALRSPSSHTSAWTSTESLASTASEEGRTALLLSPHGRAPLEPPNKPTSHPVSPPPPVRLLPPPTRKCLVRNPRVEKTLLETSRRLEQEQGHLQGIGGPSHGGPPGAPSQPPPWVPVGAEGQAGWGRASPGSSGRSTPAAGLSAAPLQHVREQMAAALRQLRDLEEQVKTIPLLETQICELKREKAKLMEKLSAEPGEAFGHPSGSEAAAGGEEPPRVGPESEAEPAKGRASKIAELRKLTEKLAVAERGSRALPGRSPRAAERPCRSVAVGEDRAMTDAVFYYRSQQEGGDVPDGGTRERRDAAVWVLESSLGLASEAERELELLQQTVGHQKEVIALMEGHLREATRELEELRLEVCARRPHGRADKEVTAKPQVAEVLVEAAVVTQSRAAGDPPETAEAGVECCPPTACVGVGCRPDGRDVAVGPDSAARCNDKGSQTEVGSAGPAGEETEPGAGDAPSSPSAQGAGAMGGSCQGSPAPRAATPETTHRGQDPSLVRDGGAAPSPAAGALKSIMKKRDGPPRSEAEGSKKSLQFVGVLNGEYESTSSEEEEEEEGDSSSEKASADSSDSEEQGDTDTSDEEVGEGESEPGREREGDGVTLPEPPEVKEKFELSPRMREACLIVKTHLGHPGATKSKEVLASSSLVLQEWFRLSSQKSSVPDTVANHLLAFAEVSPALLAHVVNLADGNGNTALHYSVSHSNFHIVRLLLDTGVCNVDHQNKAGYTALMLAALAAVEQEDDMNVVRRLFSMGNVNAKASQAGQTALMLAVSHGRQEMVEALLACGADVNLQDEEGSTALMCACEHGRVETVKLLLAQPSCNVSIVDSDGNNAVAIALEAGHSNIAVLLYAHLNGTKAQLPGTSPTATKGPGSPKKPN